A single Trichocoleus sp. FACHB-46 DNA region contains:
- a CDS encoding IMS domain-containing protein, with amino-acid sequence MRIPLDYYRILGLPIQATAEQLQQAHRDRALQLPRREYSEAAIAARKQLLDEAYAVLSDPDQRQAYDANFLAKTYELEPDRPGTSSTTTPAESTDTSSDPYTPSVDIHDDQLVGALLILLELGEYELVLKLGRTYLGNNSSLKNGRFGEPDIVFADIILTVALACLELGREQWQQGQYENAAESLEAGQELLLREGLFATVRGEVQTDLYKLRPYRVLELLALPEESTTERRQGLRLLREMLQERGGIDGTSTDQSGLNVDDFLRFIQQLRSYLSAAEQQTLFEEEARRPSAVATYLAVYALLAQGFAQCEPALIRRAKLMLVRLGSRQDVHLEQAVCALLLGQTEEASRALELSHDYEPLAFIRENSQGSPDLLPGLCLYSERWLQEEVFPHFRDLAQQQVSLKDYFANEQVQAYLEELPNESPNSNGWAGSSKVETNGQSSSTRNAGQFSNGREVGSYSQPPATATRLQQSVESEPRVAPATRAVTTVSQLGQVGAEHTTPVPSNSVPVTPPSSQRPASGIVARDGNAHNSLRPAALDHSGPPPRERSRSQVANGLRVPEPEDLPPRRGGEATSTSAKKSKPILLFVLGLLGLAALGYLTTKAFGWATSALQDSRGPKLEANQPMISLDRPLIAVPDPEDTAQAAAGPLTKEAAQTVVQTWLSAKAAALGPNHATTQLNQILTDGALAQWQQQAEDDKGSNSHREYRHSIGSIDAVEMSDVDPNQARIDAEVSEAAAFYVNGQLDPSLSYTSESIRVRYTLVRRDGRWLIREMDVQ; translated from the coding sequence GTGCGAATTCCGCTCGATTACTACCGAATTTTGGGCCTACCTATCCAGGCCACTGCTGAACAGTTGCAACAGGCTCATCGCGATCGCGCCTTGCAACTTCCTCGGCGTGAATATTCTGAGGCAGCGATCGCTGCCCGAAAGCAGCTGCTTGACGAAGCATATGCTGTTCTATCCGACCCTGATCAGCGTCAGGCCTATGACGCTAATTTTCTCGCTAAAACCTACGAGCTTGAGCCCGATCGCCCTGGCACCTCGTCAACTACAACACCTGCAGAATCCACAGATACCAGTAGCGACCCCTACACACCTAGTGTTGACATCCACGATGACCAACTTGTGGGTGCCTTGCTCATCTTGCTAGAGCTTGGTGAGTACGAATTGGTGCTGAAATTGGGACGTACCTATCTGGGTAACAACAGCAGTCTTAAGAATGGACGCTTTGGCGAGCCAGATATTGTTTTTGCCGACATTATCCTCACCGTCGCTTTAGCCTGCTTAGAGCTAGGACGAGAGCAATGGCAACAGGGACAATACGAAAACGCCGCAGAGTCCTTAGAAGCAGGGCAGGAATTGTTATTACGCGAAGGATTATTTGCTACCGTTCGGGGTGAAGTTCAGACGGACTTATACAAGTTGCGACCTTACCGAGTGTTAGAGCTGCTAGCGCTACCTGAGGAAAGCACGACCGAACGACGGCAAGGACTGCGTTTGCTGCGGGAAATGCTGCAAGAGCGGGGTGGGATTGACGGCACTAGCACCGATCAATCTGGTCTTAACGTTGACGACTTTCTCCGCTTTATTCAGCAGCTACGGAGCTACTTAAGCGCCGCAGAGCAGCAAACCTTATTTGAGGAGGAAGCACGTCGTCCTTCGGCTGTGGCTACCTATTTAGCGGTCTACGCTTTACTCGCCCAAGGATTTGCTCAATGCGAGCCTGCCCTAATCCGACGAGCCAAGCTGATGCTAGTGCGACTGGGTAGCCGTCAAGATGTGCATCTAGAGCAAGCGGTTTGTGCGCTCCTTCTAGGTCAAACTGAAGAAGCGAGTCGAGCTTTAGAGCTAAGCCACGACTACGAGCCTTTAGCCTTTATTCGAGAGAATTCGCAGGGATCACCAGATCTGTTGCCAGGTCTCTGTCTCTATAGCGAGCGCTGGCTGCAAGAGGAAGTCTTTCCTCACTTCCGTGACCTAGCTCAGCAGCAAGTTTCTTTGAAAGATTACTTTGCTAACGAACAAGTTCAGGCTTATTTAGAAGAGTTACCCAACGAATCTCCTAACAGCAATGGTTGGGCAGGCTCCTCCAAAGTGGAGACCAACGGACAATCTAGCTCGACGCGAAACGCGGGTCAGTTTAGCAATGGGCGCGAAGTCGGCAGCTACTCACAACCACCTGCCACCGCTACCCGCCTACAGCAAAGCGTGGAGTCAGAACCTAGAGTTGCCCCTGCGACTCGGGCAGTCACCACAGTTTCTCAATTAGGGCAAGTGGGTGCAGAGCACACAACCCCAGTGCCCTCGAATTCAGTTCCAGTAACTCCGCCCTCTAGCCAGCGTCCTGCCTCTGGGATTGTTGCTAGAGACGGCAATGCTCATAATTCATTGCGCCCTGCAGCACTGGATCATTCAGGGCCACCACCTAGAGAGCGATCGCGGAGTCAGGTTGCCAATGGCCTCCGAGTTCCCGAGCCGGAAGACTTACCGCCTCGGCGGGGAGGAGAGGCCACCTCAACATCTGCAAAAAAATCTAAGCCGATTTTGCTGTTTGTACTTGGCTTACTAGGACTCGCAGCTCTAGGGTATCTAACGACCAAAGCCTTTGGCTGGGCCACAAGTGCTCTCCAAGACTCACGGGGACCCAAGTTAGAAGCAAATCAACCCATGATCTCGCTCGATCGCCCACTGATTGCCGTACCTGATCCTGAAGATACGGCCCAGGCTGCCGCAGGTCCCTTAACTAAAGAAGCAGCTCAGACGGTGGTGCAAACTTGGTTGTCTGCTAAGGCGGCTGCTCTCGGTCCCAATCACGCTACTACTCAGTTAAATCAAATTTTGACTGATGGTGCTTTGGCGCAATGGCAACAACAAGCTGAAGACGACAAGGGTAGCAATTCCCACCGAGAGTATCGGCACTCGATTGGATCAATTGATGCCGTCGAAATGAGCGATGTTGACCCCAATCAAGCCAGGATTGATGCGGAAGTAAGTGAAGCTGCTGCCTTCTACGTCAATGGGCAACTCGATCCCAGCTTGTCCTACACCAGTGAAAGCATTCGAGTGCGCTATACCCTGGTGCGTCGCGATGGTAGGTGGCTGATCCGAGAAATGGATGTGCAGTAG
- the pdhA gene encoding pyruvate dehydrogenase (acetyl-transferring) E1 component subunit alpha, with amino-acid sequence MVQERTLPVFQAASAQITKEEGLRLYEDMILGRFFEDKCAEMYYRGKMFGFVHLYNGQEAVSTGVIQSMRPGEDYVCSTYRDHVHALSAGVPAREVMAELFGKATGCSKGRGGSMHLFSAEHNLLGGFAFIGEGIPIALGAAFQSKYRREVLGDETADQVAACFFGDGTTNNGQFFECLNMAALWKLPILFVVENNKWAIGMAHERATSQPEIYKKASVFGMPGVEVDGMDVMAVRAVAQEAVARARAGEGPTLIEALTYRFRGHSLADPDELRTKDEKEAWLARDPIKKFAAYLIEQNLVNQEELKAIERKIQSTVDEGVEFALQSPEPDASELYRFVFAEDE; translated from the coding sequence ATGGTTCAGGAACGGACTTTACCAGTATTTCAAGCTGCTTCGGCACAAATTACCAAAGAAGAAGGTTTAAGGCTCTACGAAGACATGATCTTGGGCCGCTTTTTCGAAGATAAGTGTGCGGAGATGTACTATCGGGGCAAAATGTTCGGATTTGTTCACCTCTACAACGGCCAAGAGGCTGTATCGACAGGGGTGATTCAATCGATGCGACCCGGCGAAGACTATGTTTGCAGCACTTACCGTGATCACGTGCATGCCCTCAGCGCTGGGGTTCCAGCCCGAGAAGTGATGGCAGAGCTATTTGGTAAAGCTACAGGTTGCAGCAAAGGGCGGGGTGGTTCGATGCACCTCTTCTCAGCTGAGCACAATCTGCTGGGTGGGTTTGCCTTTATTGGTGAAGGAATTCCGATTGCTTTAGGAGCTGCTTTTCAGAGCAAGTACCGTCGGGAAGTCTTAGGAGATGAGACGGCAGACCAAGTTGCCGCTTGCTTCTTTGGAGACGGCACCACTAACAATGGCCAATTCTTCGAGTGCCTCAACATGGCAGCTTTGTGGAAGTTACCCATCTTGTTTGTGGTAGAGAACAACAAGTGGGCAATTGGGATGGCCCATGAGCGAGCCACTTCTCAACCAGAAATCTACAAGAAAGCCAGCGTCTTTGGCATGCCTGGTGTAGAAGTGGATGGCATGGATGTGATGGCAGTACGGGCTGTTGCTCAAGAAGCTGTGGCACGGGCACGGGCTGGCGAAGGCCCGACCCTCATTGAAGCCCTGACCTATCGCTTCCGAGGCCACTCTTTGGCTGATCCGGACGAACTTCGTACTAAGGATGAAAAAGAAGCTTGGCTGGCTCGTGACCCCATCAAGAAGTTTGCGGCTTATTTAATTGAGCAAAACTTGGTAAATCAAGAGGAACTCAAGGCAATCGAGCGCAAAATTCAATCGACGGTCGATGAGGGCGTGGAGTTTGCGCTGCAAAGCCCTGAACCTGACGCTAGCGAACTGTATCGATTTGTGTTTGCCGAGGACGAATAA
- a CDS encoding helix-turn-helix domain-containing protein — protein MKKSTLQLEQERVNKLQEMGSYLRQLRQDQGMSLEEVAAKTKIQMRLLNAIEAGDLEQLPEPVYIQGFIKQFADALGINGAAFASSFPTAPILRPIQQPWRNLPAAQLRPVHLYVVYVCLIVFAVNSLSYLMNRSGTSTISNIEAYQPPGTQTGQVPNSVVANQAFGPFSPVKAPAQGKIKPATSGLAGLLAMPQNANDSGKPVRVSVTFKAQSWIRVVTDGKTEFEGVLPEGTQRTWMADEQLTLRAGNAGGVLVGLNDQQAKQLGDPGSVEEVTFEANTNAAQLSPGAPGAEPNNLTPTVLPVPSDRVAIR, from the coding sequence ATGAAGAAGTCAACCCTACAACTAGAGCAAGAACGAGTCAACAAACTTCAGGAAATGGGTTCCTACTTACGCCAGCTTCGCCAAGACCAAGGAATGTCGTTAGAAGAAGTTGCAGCGAAGACCAAAATCCAAATGCGCCTTCTAAATGCTATTGAGGCAGGTGATCTAGAGCAGTTGCCTGAGCCAGTTTATATTCAAGGTTTTATTAAACAGTTTGCCGATGCGTTAGGGATTAACGGGGCAGCATTTGCCAGTTCATTTCCCACGGCTCCCATCTTGCGACCGATTCAACAGCCTTGGCGCAACTTACCTGCCGCTCAATTACGGCCCGTCCACTTGTATGTGGTCTATGTCTGCTTGATTGTGTTTGCAGTCAATAGCTTGTCCTATTTGATGAACCGTTCTGGTACATCAACAATTTCCAACATAGAGGCATATCAACCACCTGGCACTCAAACAGGCCAGGTTCCTAACTCAGTGGTAGCCAACCAAGCCTTTGGGCCTTTTAGCCCCGTTAAAGCGCCTGCTCAGGGCAAGATAAAACCTGCGACTTCAGGTTTGGCGGGGCTCCTGGCCATGCCTCAAAACGCCAATGATTCTGGTAAGCCAGTCCGAGTCAGCGTCACTTTCAAGGCTCAATCTTGGATTCGAGTGGTCACTGATGGTAAGACCGAATTTGAGGGAGTTTTACCAGAAGGAACTCAACGCACTTGGATGGCTGATGAACAGTTGACTCTAAGGGCTGGTAACGCCGGGGGTGTGCTTGTAGGACTTAACGATCAGCAGGCAAAGCAGCTGGGCGACCCAGGCTCGGTAGAGGAGGTCACTTTTGAAGCGAATACGAATGCGGCCCAACTCTCACCCGGAGCACCGGGAGCGGAGCCAAACAACTTGACTCCCACAGTCCTCCCGGTACCATCCGATCGCGTGGCAATCCGTTAA
- the malQ gene encoding 4-alpha-glucanotransferase, producing MPFPRASGILLHPTSFPSRFGIGDLGLEAYRFIDFLADSAQQLWQILPLGPTGEPWNSPYLSSYSSMAGNHLIISLEVLRDKGLLAETDLADLPELPMAVDFAKVRQIKIPLLQKAWQNFQAKASAVQQKEFEGFCKGTAYWLDDYALFMALKDAFQDTSWPTWEPAIAKRQPDAIAQWQDKLQAEIWLHKFLQFEFFQQWSALRKYANLRGIKVIGDISIYVSQDSADVWANPENFCLDPETGEPALMAGVPPDYFSETGQLWGNPVYNWEQLQKTGFKWWVQRFQALFDYVDMVRVDHFRGFQAYWAVKQGETTAMNGEWIEAPGEALFEALKQQFGQLPVLAEDLGVITPEVDALRDRFGFPSMKILQFAFGDMGDKNFLPFKYLANSVVYPGTHDNETIVGWFNRLSSSDRDAVTQYLGCLSEAGINWDFIHLALASVSNQAIIQLQDVLGLDNQGRMNDPSNNAGNWTWRYQADALTPEVRDRLRTMTELFGRAPQTQT from the coding sequence ATGCCCTTTCCCAGAGCTAGCGGCATCTTACTGCATCCCACCTCATTTCCTAGCCGATTTGGTATTGGTGACTTAGGCTTAGAAGCCTACCGCTTCATTGATTTCTTAGCCGACAGTGCCCAACAACTTTGGCAGATTCTACCCCTAGGGCCGACGGGTGAGCCCTGGAATTCACCTTATCTGTCGTCCTACTCTTCGATGGCGGGCAATCATCTGATAATTAGCCTTGAAGTGTTACGCGACAAAGGGTTACTAGCAGAAACAGATTTAGCCGATTTGCCAGAGTTGCCAATGGCAGTTGACTTTGCCAAAGTGCGGCAAATCAAAATACCCTTGCTGCAAAAAGCTTGGCAGAACTTTCAAGCCAAGGCTTCAGCCGTACAGCAAAAAGAATTTGAAGGATTTTGCAAAGGGACCGCATACTGGCTGGACGATTACGCCTTATTCATGGCGCTGAAAGATGCGTTCCAAGATACCAGTTGGCCCACTTGGGAACCCGCGATCGCCAAACGCCAACCAGACGCGATCGCTCAGTGGCAAGACAAGCTCCAAGCAGAGATTTGGTTGCACAAATTCCTGCAATTTGAGTTTTTTCAGCAATGGTCAGCGCTGCGAAAATACGCCAACTTACGCGGGATCAAAGTGATTGGCGATATTTCTATTTACGTGTCTCAGGACAGCGCCGATGTCTGGGCCAATCCGGAAAACTTTTGCCTTGACCCTGAAACGGGAGAGCCTGCGTTGATGGCGGGGGTTCCACCCGATTACTTCAGTGAAACGGGGCAACTCTGGGGCAATCCCGTTTACAACTGGGAGCAACTGCAAAAAACTGGCTTCAAGTGGTGGGTGCAGCGGTTCCAAGCCCTGTTCGACTACGTGGATATGGTTCGGGTTGACCACTTCCGAGGCTTCCAGGCTTATTGGGCGGTCAAGCAAGGTGAAACTACTGCCATGAATGGGGAGTGGATTGAAGCTCCAGGTGAAGCTTTATTTGAAGCGCTGAAGCAGCAATTTGGGCAACTGCCTGTACTCGCGGAAGATTTGGGTGTGATCACGCCAGAAGTGGATGCCTTGCGCGATCGCTTTGGTTTCCCCAGCATGAAGATTTTGCAATTCGCCTTTGGCGACATGGGGGACAAAAACTTTTTACCCTTCAAGTACTTAGCTAACAGCGTGGTTTATCCGGGCACCCACGACAATGAAACGATTGTGGGCTGGTTTAATCGCCTTTCCTCTAGCGATCGCGATGCTGTCACTCAATATTTGGGTTGTTTAAGCGAAGCGGGGATCAACTGGGACTTTATCCATCTGGCTCTTGCCTCGGTTTCCAATCAGGCGATCATCCAACTCCAAGACGTGTTGGGCTTAGATAATCAAGGGCGCATGAATGACCCCAGCAATAACGCAGGCAACTGGACCTGGCGATACCAGGCAGATGCCTTGACTCCAGAAGTCCGCGATCGCCTCAGAACGATGACGGAGTTATTCGGTCGCGCTCCCCAAACTCAAACCTAA
- a CDS encoding cell wall metabolism sensor histidine kinase WalK gives MPSAIAIAVTVEFLGFFLGLALGLALLGWYRLRLNQRLAILARDLQSEIWGSPASLTSRLTLAIAYQKQLSQQLEQEVETWKQVLFSAPVGYLQVDEDNQLTWCNAQARQILGIQQWESSKPRLLLELVRSYELDQLIEQTRDAQQPCDSEWVFHLSSPDPVSISRQSTCPLRGYGLPLLGGQVGVFLENRQEAATLAQQRDRWISDVAHELKTPLTSIRLVAETLQTRLEPPLRNWIDRLLNEAIRLSNLVQDLLDLKQIERGAPYCLNLGQLNLAELIQSAWLSLEPLARKKHVQLSYHGPEVVLIQADGPRLFRVLLNLLDNSIRYSPSQEAIRVQIRVQEVALKATESVESQVCLEVIDSGPGFPESALPYVFDRFYQVDPSRSRQSGTSPSLEVQTPVTRIKVPMPEKSNGLGSPTPTMHPGAPIEVTISQATTASPRRELHNFGPPEAEVQRSGSSGLGLAIVRQIVEAHQGSVSANNHPETGGAWLQVFLPCQQSHPFIKS, from the coding sequence TTGCCCTCTGCGATCGCCATTGCCGTTACTGTGGAATTCCTAGGGTTTTTCCTCGGACTCGCACTTGGTCTAGCTCTGCTGGGGTGGTATCGGCTGCGGCTGAATCAGCGATTGGCGATATTAGCGCGAGATTTACAGTCAGAAATTTGGGGTTCGCCTGCTTCTCTGACTTCGCGGCTTACGCTCGCGATCGCCTACCAAAAACAACTCAGCCAGCAGCTAGAACAAGAAGTTGAAACCTGGAAACAGGTACTTTTTAGTGCCCCTGTGGGTTACTTACAAGTAGACGAAGACAACCAATTAACTTGGTGTAACGCCCAAGCACGCCAGATTTTAGGGATTCAGCAATGGGAATCTAGCAAACCCCGTCTGTTGCTGGAACTGGTGCGCTCCTATGAACTCGATCAACTGATCGAGCAAACTCGTGATGCCCAGCAACCTTGTGATAGCGAGTGGGTATTTCACCTGAGTAGCCCTGATCCCGTTAGCATTTCCCGCCAATCCACCTGCCCGCTGCGAGGCTATGGCTTGCCCTTGTTAGGAGGTCAGGTAGGCGTTTTTCTAGAGAATCGCCAAGAAGCCGCAACCCTCGCTCAGCAGCGCGATCGCTGGATTTCGGATGTGGCACATGAACTCAAAACTCCTTTAACCTCAATTCGTTTGGTAGCCGAAACCTTACAAACTCGCCTAGAGCCACCGTTACGCAACTGGATCGATCGGCTGCTAAACGAAGCAATTCGGCTCAGCAATTTGGTCCAAGACCTTCTGGACCTGAAACAAATTGAGCGCGGGGCTCCTTACTGCCTGAACTTAGGCCAGCTCAACCTGGCAGAGCTAATTCAGTCAGCTTGGCTTAGCCTCGAACCCCTAGCTCGTAAAAAACACGTGCAACTTTCGTACCACGGACCTGAAGTAGTCCTCATTCAGGCGGATGGTCCCCGGCTTTTCCGGGTATTGCTCAATTTGTTGGATAACAGTATCAGATATAGCCCTTCCCAAGAGGCAATTAGAGTTCAGATCAGGGTTCAGGAGGTAGCTCTCAAGGCTACAGAATCAGTTGAATCACAGGTTTGCTTGGAGGTGATTGATTCGGGACCTGGTTTTCCAGAAAGTGCCCTACCCTACGTATTTGACAGGTTTTATCAAGTTGATCCCTCGCGATCGCGCCAGTCTGGAACTAGCCCGTCTTTAGAAGTGCAAACCCCCGTCACCCGCATCAAGGTGCCAATGCCCGAAAAATCTAATGGGCTTGGTTCTCCCACACCAACGATGCATCCGGGAGCTCCAATAGAGGTAACAATTAGTCAGGCTACAACTGCCTCCCCGCGAAGAGAGCTACACAATTTTGGCCCTCCAGAGGCAGAGGTCCAACGGAGTGGTAGCAGTGGACTAGGACTCGCTATTGTCCGGCAGATTGTGGAAGCGCATCAAGGCTCTGTAAGTGCTAACAATCATCCAGAAACGGGAGGTGCATGGTTACAGGTTTTTCTGCCTTGTCAGCAATCTCACCCATTTATAAAAAGCTGA
- a CDS encoding ABC transporter substrate-binding protein produces the protein MNRFALLKQLRCSSATAVVITAGVVGLAIASCQRTSNSGGANQSPATTTTDNAKGLKLGALLPATGDLSAVGPPLLDAVSLLVETVNQCGGVNQAPVSLVSEDDQTEPAAGAEAMAKLVEVDRVAGVVGSFPSSVSSAAVDVAVRNKVMLISPASTSPTFTERAKKGDFQGFWARTAPPDTYQAQALAKLAQQRNYQQVSTIVINDDYGVGLEREFTQAFKQRGGTVAGEGKPARYDPKATTFESEAALAFANKPDAVAAFIYGETGSLFLKAAYQQGLSQGVQIMLTDGGYSEDFAEQVGKTKDGKFILAGAVGTIPSADGKALAAFRELWQQKQAKPLSAFVPHAWDAAALLVLAAEAADNNTGEGIKSQLREVAGPTGTPVTDVCDGLARLQKGEKIDYQGASGNVDIDENGDVVSSYDVWTVKDDGTLQTIGKVNPAQ, from the coding sequence ATGAACAGATTTGCTCTGCTGAAACAGTTGAGGTGTAGCTCGGCAACGGCTGTGGTTATCACTGCTGGTGTCGTTGGTTTGGCGATCGCGTCTTGCCAACGCACCAGCAATTCCGGCGGAGCAAATCAGTCTCCTGCTACAACCACTACTGATAATGCCAAAGGGCTGAAGTTGGGTGCCTTACTGCCTGCCACAGGTGATTTGTCGGCGGTGGGGCCACCGCTTTTGGATGCTGTTTCTTTGTTAGTGGAGACCGTTAACCAATGCGGTGGGGTGAATCAGGCACCTGTGAGTTTGGTGTCGGAAGATGACCAGACTGAACCTGCGGCTGGGGCTGAAGCGATGGCGAAGCTGGTTGAGGTGGATCGAGTTGCGGGTGTAGTGGGTTCCTTTCCCAGTAGCGTTTCGAGCGCAGCGGTAGATGTGGCGGTACGTAACAAGGTGATGCTGATTTCTCCGGCTAGCACGAGTCCTACGTTTACGGAACGCGCCAAAAAAGGTGACTTTCAGGGATTTTGGGCGCGGACTGCCCCGCCGGACACTTACCAGGCCCAAGCTTTAGCTAAATTAGCTCAGCAGCGGAACTATCAGCAAGTTTCAACGATTGTGATCAATGATGATTACGGTGTGGGGTTGGAGAGGGAGTTTACTCAAGCCTTTAAGCAGCGTGGAGGCACGGTAGCAGGTGAGGGAAAGCCTGCCCGCTATGATCCCAAAGCAACGACCTTTGAATCAGAGGCCGCGCTTGCCTTTGCCAATAAACCCGATGCCGTTGCTGCCTTCATCTATGGTGAGACAGGCAGCTTGTTTCTCAAAGCCGCTTATCAACAAGGTCTGAGCCAAGGGGTACAGATTATGCTGACCGATGGCGGTTATTCAGAAGACTTTGCCGAGCAAGTGGGCAAAACCAAGGATGGCAAGTTTATTCTGGCAGGGGCGGTCGGGACGATTCCAAGTGCAGATGGTAAGGCTTTGGCTGCTTTCAGAGAGCTCTGGCAGCAGAAACAAGCTAAACCCTTGAGTGCTTTTGTTCCCCATGCTTGGGATGCGGCAGCGCTCTTAGTGCTAGCAGCAGAAGCGGCGGACAACAACACAGGTGAAGGCATCAAGAGCCAACTCCGAGAAGTAGCTGGCCCAACTGGAACTCCTGTGACTGATGTGTGTGACGGTCTAGCCCGCCTACAAAAGGGCGAGAAGATTGACTATCAAGGCGCTAGCGGCAATGTAGATATTGACGAGAATGGCGATGTGGTTAGCAGCTACGATGTCTGGACGGTAAAAGATGACGGCACGCTACAGACCATTGGTAAGGTGAATCCTGCCCAGTAG
- a CDS encoding pseudouridine synthase, which translates to MEERLHKILAQWGIASRRHAEKMILDGRVRLNGTVAQLGQKADTQRDRIEVDGVIIQPTQRPQHLYLLLNKPVGVVSTCDDPWQRSTVLDLLPEALQQGQGLHPVGRLDFDSTGALLLTNDGELTFLLTHPRHQIPKTYNVWVQGRPSEAVLQQWRQGVMLSNRKTSPAQVRVLDRQMGKTLLEIVLHEGRNRQIRRVAEQLGHPVLELHRVAIGPIQLEQLPPGKYRTLTDYEINFLQTETISPKQGIGP; encoded by the coding sequence ATGGAAGAACGGCTGCATAAAATCTTGGCCCAATGGGGCATCGCTTCTCGCCGCCATGCGGAGAAGATGATTCTTGATGGGCGAGTTCGCTTAAATGGTACTGTAGCGCAACTAGGCCAGAAAGCGGATACACAACGCGATCGCATTGAGGTGGATGGAGTCATCATCCAACCCACCCAGCGACCTCAGCATCTGTACCTCCTGCTCAACAAACCCGTAGGGGTCGTTTCTACCTGTGATGATCCGTGGCAGCGGTCTACAGTTCTGGATTTACTGCCTGAAGCCCTGCAACAAGGTCAAGGTTTGCATCCTGTCGGTCGTCTAGATTTTGACTCCACTGGAGCTTTATTGTTAACTAATGACGGTGAATTAACGTTTTTGTTAACGCACCCTCGTCATCAAATTCCTAAAACTTATAATGTTTGGGTGCAAGGTCGTCCTTCGGAGGCAGTTTTGCAGCAATGGCGTCAGGGGGTCATGCTATCGAACCGAAAAACTTCACCGGCACAAGTCCGTGTACTAGATCGGCAAATGGGGAAAACTCTCTTGGAGATTGTGCTGCATGAAGGTAGAAATCGCCAAATTCGACGAGTTGCAGAACAGCTAGGGCATCCAGTTTTAGAGTTGCACCGGGTCGCGATCGGCCCCATTCAACTCGAACAACTTCCTCCTGGCAAATACCGAACCCTGACAGATTATGAGATTAACTTTTTACAGACGGAAACTATTAGCCCCAAACAAGGCATTGGTCCTTAA
- a CDS encoding winged helix-turn-helix domain-containing protein yields the protein MATMLSLEAARAQPKLKLGRVLIVEDEELIRETIALALTEEGYEVLVAEDGRSVAELTLKSEAGSEKEAAQLDLVILDLMLPYINGLDLCRLIRHEGNSVPILMLSAKGSETDRVVGLEVGADDYLTKPFGMRELIARCRALLRRHRHTQPTIPEPILKFQEITLYPQECRVMVRGEEINLSPKEFRILELFMSHPRRVWSREQLIERVWGPDFMGDSKTVDVHIRWLREKLELDPSHPEYLLTVRGFGYRFG from the coding sequence ATGGCAACTATGTTATCGCTAGAAGCGGCTAGGGCACAACCTAAATTGAAACTGGGACGAGTCTTAATTGTCGAAGATGAAGAGCTGATTCGCGAAACGATTGCTCTAGCGCTAACAGAAGAAGGATATGAAGTTTTAGTCGCTGAAGATGGACGCAGTGTGGCAGAGCTGACCCTAAAATCTGAAGCAGGCAGTGAAAAGGAAGCGGCCCAACTCGATCTGGTCATCCTTGACCTCATGCTGCCCTACATCAACGGGCTGGATCTGTGCCGATTGATTCGCCATGAGGGCAATAGTGTTCCAATTTTAATGCTGAGTGCGAAAGGCAGCGAAACCGATCGCGTAGTGGGACTAGAAGTGGGTGCAGACGATTATTTGACTAAACCTTTTGGCATGCGAGAACTCATTGCTCGCTGTCGTGCCCTACTCCGTCGGCATCGGCATACACAACCAACCATTCCAGAACCGATTCTAAAGTTTCAAGAGATCACCCTTTATCCCCAAGAATGTCGGGTTATGGTGAGGGGTGAAGAGATTAATCTTTCGCCCAAAGAGTTTCGGATTTTAGAGTTATTCATGAGTCATCCTCGGCGAGTTTGGTCCCGTGAGCAGCTAATTGAGCGGGTTTGGGGACCAGATTTTATGGGAGACAGTAAGACGGTTGATGTACATATTCGTTGGTTACGGGAAAAGCTAGAGCTTGATCCGAGCCACCCCGAGTATTTACTAACGGTACGCGGATTCGGTTATCGATTTGGCTAA
- a CDS encoding N-acetyltransferase, with protein MKVQFRQATEADFDFLNKMHAACLKEHVERIYPWNPDLFGETFNPHLIRVVLVDQIEVGMLQLLQCVGELYLGNLLILPKFQNRGIGTLILQSILEQGQALNLPVQLQVLKQNPAKRLYERLGFISVEETKTHYIMQCSPALKF; from the coding sequence ATGAAAGTACAATTTCGGCAGGCAACCGAAGCAGATTTTGATTTCCTGAACAAAATGCACGCAGCTTGTCTCAAAGAACATGTAGAGCGCATTTATCCTTGGAATCCTGACTTATTTGGCGAAACCTTTAATCCTCATCTGATCCGAGTAGTTCTGGTTGATCAGATCGAGGTAGGAATGTTACAGCTATTGCAGTGTGTAGGGGAACTATATCTTGGCAATCTCTTGATTCTGCCTAAATTTCAAAACCGTGGCATTGGCACCCTAATCCTGCAAAGCATCCTTGAACAAGGGCAAGCATTAAATTTGCCTGTGCAGTTACAGGTGCTTAAACAGAATCCAGCTAAGCGTCTTTACGAGCGGCTAGGCTTTATTAGCGTTGAGGAGACGAAGACACACTATATTATGCAATGCTCCCCTGCCCTTAAATTCTAA